In Candidatus Zixiibacteriota bacterium, one genomic interval encodes:
- a CDS encoding tetratricopeptide repeat protein, producing MNSLTQQLASHGYWPAQAARLLESERYAGAVELCRQQLAEEPYSLAGRLLLAKALYAAGQTESAIEEFYQVLAADPENIAALKYLADIRFASGDEMSAIATYQRILEIDPACQALRSDLASPSKETVRTITITRGEEIGDAETTAAYRRIPFFTETMADLYLNQGHSRLAAMIYQKLAVNNRHPRLLEKLASAERHIKEKDKRNLDHVHFTDQ from the coding sequence ATGAACAGTCTCACGCAACAACTGGCATCGCATGGGTACTGGCCGGCACAGGCCGCACGGCTGCTTGAGAGCGAACGGTACGCCGGTGCGGTTGAATTGTGCCGACAGCAACTGGCTGAGGAGCCGTACTCGCTCGCCGGGCGATTACTGCTGGCCAAGGCGCTGTACGCCGCTGGCCAGACGGAATCGGCCATCGAAGAGTTTTACCAGGTTCTGGCGGCAGACCCGGAGAATATTGCTGCCCTCAAATATCTTGCCGACATCCGGTTTGCGTCGGGCGATGAGATGAGCGCCATAGCCACATATCAGCGTATCCTTGAGATCGACCCTGCCTGTCAGGCTCTGCGCTCTGACCTGGCGTCGCCAAGCAAAGAGACGGTCCGCACGATCACGATCACGCGCGGCGAGGAAATCGGCGATGCGGAGACCACGGCGGCGTATCGGCGAATTCCGTTCTTCACTGAAACCATGGCTGACCTGTATCTAAATCAAGGCCACTCGCGCCTGGCGGCGATGATCTACCAAAAACTTGCGGTCAACAATCGACACCCTCGGCTTTTGGAGAAACTTGCCTCGGCCGAGCGGCACATAAAAGAAAAAGATAAGAGGAATCTCGATCATGTCCACTTCACGGATCAATGA
- the rfaE1 gene encoding D-glycero-beta-D-manno-heptose-7-phosphate kinase: MPVTKERIDAVLTSMGRSRIMILGDIMLDEYLLGSVNRISPEAPVPVVEITTTRLLLGGAANVAANIHALGDEALLLGAVGEDEAAVKLSQLLKEKNIGRDFLINDSSRQTTIKTRIIAHSQQVVRADRENTHELDAAIEDRVVNRFLAAADSIKAVIISDYGKGVITRSLLERIIGACRSRGIFVAVDPKETHFFSYQHVSLITPNHHEAGFAFGKRIRTELDLLEVGAGLLAKLQAEAILITRGAQGMSLFQSGDEPTHIPTFARQVFDVTGAGDTVIATFVSAVCAGASLVEAAVIANAAAGYTVGEIGTATITLPQLRHELEMNFANGNLTAAGPVVQPGQRK; the protein is encoded by the coding sequence ATGCCGGTGACGAAAGAGCGAATCGATGCGGTGCTGACGAGCATGGGCCGTTCACGGATCATGATCCTCGGCGACATCATGCTCGACGAATACCTGCTGGGTTCGGTCAATCGTATTTCGCCGGAAGCGCCCGTGCCGGTCGTTGAGATTACCACGACCCGGCTGCTATTGGGCGGCGCGGCAAACGTCGCGGCCAACATTCATGCGCTTGGGGATGAAGCGCTCTTGCTGGGCGCGGTCGGCGAGGACGAGGCCGCGGTCAAACTAAGCCAGCTCCTGAAAGAAAAGAATATCGGGCGCGATTTTCTTATCAACGACTCATCCCGTCAGACCACGATCAAAACACGCATCATCGCGCACAGCCAGCAGGTGGTCCGGGCCGATCGGGAAAACACGCACGAGCTGGATGCCGCCATCGAGGATCGGGTGGTCAACCGGTTTCTCGCGGCCGCCGACAGCATCAAGGCGGTTATCATATCGGATTATGGTAAGGGTGTGATCACGCGCTCGTTGCTCGAGCGAATCATTGGGGCCTGCCGGTCACGCGGCATATTCGTCGCGGTCGACCCGAAGGAAACGCACTTCTTCAGCTATCAACACGTGTCGCTGATCACGCCGAATCACCATGAAGCCGGATTCGCGTTCGGCAAACGGATCAGGACCGAGCTGGACCTGCTGGAGGTCGGCGCCGGACTGCTGGCGAAACTTCAGGCGGAGGCGATCCTGATCACGCGCGGTGCGCAGGGGATGTCGCTGTTTCAGAGTGGCGATGAGCCGACGCATATTCCCACTTTCGCGCGCCAGGTATTTGATGTCACTGGCGCCGGTGATACGGTGATCGCAACATTCGTGTCTGCGGTCTGTGCCGGAGCGAGTCTCGTTGAGGCCGCGGTCATTGCCAATGCTGCGGCCGGATACACGGTCGGCGAGATCGGCACGGCCACTATCACACTTCCGCAGCTTCGGCACGAACTCGAGATGAATTTCGCAAATGGGAATCTCACTGCAGCCGGCCCCGTGGTTCAGCCGGGTCAGAGGAAATAA
- the rfaE2 gene encoding D-glycero-beta-D-manno-heptose 1-phosphate adenylyltransferase: MERLLSARMIPAMIRRYRRRHQHVVFTNGVFDILHRGHVQYLARAKSLGDVLIVGLNSDTSARRLKGKGRPFQRQEDRAAVLLALRAVDYVVIFGEDTPDKLIRTIRPDVLVKGADYQAAEIVGATFVRSYGGRVRRIRLTPGRSTSKILARLGHA; encoded by the coding sequence ATGGAACGGCTCCTGTCCGCGCGGATGATTCCCGCCATGATACGGCGCTATCGCAGGCGCCATCAACACGTCGTCTTCACCAATGGCGTTTTCGACATACTGCATCGCGGGCACGTTCAGTATCTGGCGAGAGCAAAGTCGTTGGGAGATGTGCTGATCGTGGGCCTCAACAGTGATACCTCGGCGCGCCGCCTGAAAGGCAAGGGGAGACCCTTCCAGAGACAAGAGGACCGGGCAGCCGTGCTGCTGGCGCTTCGAGCGGTCGATTACGTCGTCATCTTCGGTGAGGATACGCCGGACAAATTGATTCGAACGATCCGCCCCGATGTGCTTGTCAAAGGTGCGGACTACCAGGCTGCCGAGATCGTGGGGGCGACGTTCGTCCGCTCGTACGGGGGTCGGGTGCGGCGTATTCGTCTGACACCGGGACGCTCGACCAGCAAAATACTCGCGCGACTCGGACACGCCTGA
- a CDS encoding Xaa-Pro peptidase family protein, translating to MSTSRINELRAKCRAANLDAIIVTNMEQVRYLTGFSGDSGMLVLSGHGAEFLTDFRFTDQAKKQVRGARVSIVTGDLYVNLKEVAILKGRNQRVGFCGDHLSVTNRDKLAANLPEALPVNADSLFAEMGWVKDTAELTNIRKAVEISDTVFRRILELVRPGVRENELAAEMEYQMMMLGSEKPAFDTIVASGYRAAMPHGVASAKRLEKGDFVTFDFGARVNGFVSDITRTVVVGKATPRQKKIYGIVLKAQLAGIRRVRAGVAAKAVDEACRSLIKKAGYGKEFGHGTGHGIGFFIHMGPRVSAISKDKLKPNNVITIEPGIYISGWGGVRIEDDVLVTRTGGKVLNRAPKNLLEL from the coding sequence ATGTCCACTTCACGGATCAATGAACTCCGGGCCAAATGTCGGGCTGCGAATCTCGATGCTATTATTGTCACCAATATGGAACAGGTACGGTACCTAACCGGCTTTTCCGGCGACTCCGGCATGCTGGTGTTGTCGGGGCATGGGGCCGAGTTTCTGACCGATTTTCGTTTCACGGACCAGGCGAAAAAACAGGTACGAGGCGCCAGGGTCTCCATCGTCACGGGGGATCTGTACGTTAATCTTAAGGAAGTTGCGATCCTCAAAGGTCGGAACCAACGGGTGGGATTCTGTGGCGACCATCTTTCCGTCACTAACCGGGACAAGCTGGCGGCCAACCTCCCGGAGGCGCTACCGGTGAATGCCGACAGCCTGTTTGCCGAGATGGGGTGGGTGAAAGATACCGCGGAACTGACCAACATTCGAAAGGCGGTGGAAATTTCCGACACGGTTTTCAGGCGGATACTCGAACTGGTCCGCCCCGGGGTGCGCGAAAACGAGCTGGCGGCCGAGATGGAGTACCAGATGATGATGCTCGGTTCGGAGAAACCGGCGTTTGATACCATCGTTGCCTCCGGCTATCGGGCAGCCATGCCCCACGGAGTTGCTTCGGCCAAGCGGCTCGAGAAGGGGGATTTTGTCACGTTCGATTTCGGGGCCAGAGTTAACGGATTCGTTTCCGACATCACGCGCACCGTGGTCGTGGGAAAAGCGACGCCGAGACAGAAGAAGATATACGGCATCGTGCTGAAAGCCCAGTTGGCCGGTATTCGACGGGTCAGGGCCGGGGTTGCTGCCAAGGCTGTCGATGAGGCCTGCCGGTCGCTTATCAAGAAGGCCGGATATGGGAAGGAGTTTGGGCACGGGACAGGGCATGGGATAGGCTTTTTTATCCACATGGGTCCTCGGGTGTCGGCGATTTCCAAGGATAAGTTGAAGCCCAACAACGTGATAACGATAGAGCCAGGAATCTACATTTCCGGTTGGGGCGGGGTCCGGATCGAGGACGATGTTCTGGTCACCAGGACTGGCGGAAAGGTGCTGAACCGGGCGCCAAAAAACTTGTTGGAGCTGTAG
- the accB gene encoding acetyl-CoA carboxylase biotin carboxyl carrier protein, which produces MNEKYIRKLIRLVEESEIESLEVTRWGRKISIKKRLEAKSNGHSETPAVLTAVVPSPAAAPVPSTAPAPAGPQAAPPTPVDTGQLVEIKSPMVGTFYAAPSPDAPPYVSVNERITVGQVVCIVEAMKLMNEIESEVSGRVVEILAENAKPVEFGQVLFRIDPKG; this is translated from the coding sequence ATGAATGAAAAGTATATAAGAAAATTGATACGCCTCGTCGAGGAGTCGGAGATCGAGTCGCTTGAGGTGACCCGATGGGGGCGCAAGATAAGCATAAAGAAGAGGCTGGAAGCCAAGTCGAACGGCCATAGTGAGACTCCGGCGGTACTCACCGCGGTGGTCCCGTCGCCGGCTGCGGCTCCAGTCCCTTCGACCGCTCCTGCGCCTGCTGGGCCGCAAGCGGCGCCGCCGACACCGGTCGATACCGGTCAACTTGTAGAGATCAAGTCTCCTATGGTCGGCACGTTCTACGCGGCACCCTCGCCAGATGCACCGCCGTACGTGTCGGTTAATGAGCGGATCACGGTTGGCCAGGTGGTTTGCATTGTCGAGGCGATGAAGCTGATGAATGAGATCGAGTCGGAAGTGTCCGGGCGAGTGGTGGAGATCCTGGCGGAAAACGCCAAGCCAGTGGAGTTCGGCCAGGTGCTTTTCAGGATTGATCCCAAGGGCTGA
- the gcvPA gene encoding aminomethyl-transferring glycine dehydrogenase subunit GcvPA, translated as MPYPYLSLTDEDRRKMLATIGVKNFEDLLEAIPEKLRLKRPLKIPALSELELLKQINEMSTRNREGLVCFAGGGVYDHFIPAAVGAIVNRPEFLTAYTPYQPEVAQGTLQVIYEFQTHMCRLTGMDIANASMYDGASAVAEAILIATSVTKRSKVVISETVNPLYREVARTYLQGRSLEIVTVPMKDGMTDLNRIEDVIDENTACVVVSQPNFFGLLEDIEAIPEMIHKVGGKFIMTFDAIAQALLKTPGDYGADIAVGEGQPLGISLSFGGPLLGVFAVKKDLVRHMPGRIVARTKDVDGKDGFVLTLQTREQHIRREKATSNICTNQALCATSAAVYISLMGKTGLKKVALLSAERAQQAAEKIFEIDGYEPYFKGPFVREFPVRTPVPARDIILAMVERGYLPGIEAGRWYAGLDNCLIVASTEKRSETEIARLATGLKELTASGVLSRM; from the coding sequence ATGCCGTATCCATATCTTTCATTGACCGACGAGGACCGTCGGAAAATGCTGGCCACGATCGGGGTGAAGAATTTCGAGGATTTGCTCGAAGCGATCCCCGAGAAACTCCGTTTGAAACGCCCGCTCAAGATTCCGGCGCTGTCGGAACTGGAACTTCTGAAACAGATCAATGAGATGTCCACGCGGAATCGCGAGGGGCTGGTCTGTTTTGCCGGCGGCGGCGTGTACGATCATTTTATTCCGGCAGCGGTCGGTGCGATTGTCAATCGTCCGGAGTTCCTGACTGCCTACACGCCGTATCAGCCGGAGGTCGCGCAAGGGACTTTGCAGGTCATCTACGAGTTCCAAACGCACATGTGCCGATTGACCGGCATGGATATCGCAAACGCCTCGATGTACGACGGGGCCAGTGCAGTCGCGGAGGCGATTCTGATTGCGACCTCCGTGACTAAGCGAAGCAAGGTGGTCATTTCGGAAACGGTCAATCCGTTGTATCGAGAGGTGGCTCGAACGTATCTGCAAGGGCGGAGCCTAGAGATTGTCACCGTTCCCATGAAAGACGGGATGACCGATCTGAACAGAATCGAAGACGTGATTGATGAGAATACTGCCTGCGTGGTGGTGAGCCAACCGAACTTTTTCGGGCTGCTTGAGGATATCGAGGCAATCCCGGAGATGATTCACAAGGTGGGCGGGAAGTTCATCATGACGTTTGACGCTATCGCCCAGGCGTTGTTGAAGACGCCCGGCGACTATGGAGCGGATATTGCGGTTGGCGAGGGGCAGCCGCTGGGGATATCGCTTTCGTTCGGCGGGCCGCTATTGGGCGTTTTTGCAGTAAAGAAGGACCTGGTACGTCATATGCCGGGGAGGATCGTGGCGCGAACGAAGGATGTTGACGGCAAAGACGGTTTTGTACTGACGCTTCAGACCAGGGAGCAGCATATACGTCGCGAGAAGGCGACCTCGAATATCTGCACCAATCAGGCGCTCTGTGCGACCTCGGCGGCGGTGTATATCAGCTTGATGGGGAAGACCGGTCTGAAGAAAGTGGCGCTTTTGTCGGCGGAACGGGCACAGCAAGCGGCCGAGAAGATATTCGAGATTGACGGTTACGAGCCGTATTTCAAGGGGCCGTTCGTGCGAGAATTCCCCGTGAGAACCCCGGTGCCGGCGAGGGATATCATTCTCGCGATGGTGGAGCGGGGTTATCTGCCAGGGATCGAGGCGGGACGGTGGTATGCCGGTCTGGACAACTGTCTGATTGTGGCGTCCACGGAGAAGCGCAGCGAAACAGAGATCGCCCGACTGGCCACGGGTCTCAAGGAGCTGACTGCAAGTGGCGTACTGTCCCGCATGTAA
- a CDS encoding DUF3467 domain-containing protein — protein MEQTAPQQINIELGEKEAEGIYANLAMITHSPTEIVIDFSRIMPRTAKARVLARIIMTPMHAKLLQRALEENLKKYESQFGEIKIHGAPPTPKTIGFGVGPENDTDKK, from the coding sequence ATGGAACAGACCGCACCCCAGCAGATCAATATCGAACTTGGCGAGAAGGAAGCCGAGGGCATTTACGCCAATCTGGCGATGATCACGCACTCCCCGACGGAGATAGTCATCGATTTTTCCCGCATCATGCCGCGAACCGCCAAAGCCCGCGTGCTGGCACGCATCATCATGACACCGATGCACGCCAAGCTGCTGCAACGCGCGCTCGAGGAAAACCTCAAGAAATACGAAAGTCAGTTCGGCGAGATCAAGATCCATGGCGCGCCGCCCACGCCCAAGACGATCGGGTTCGGTGTCGGCCCGGAAAACGATACCGACAAGAAGTAA
- a CDS encoding PilZ domain-containing protein: MREQRKNHRADVFEDFAVIDQATGDTLGTLRNISSGGMMLLGPRTVKVDQPYRLTVYLPKPISGISKLELATVCKWHTYDKEHMLHKAGFKFSTLTPRDEELIVMLQTEYEFLATITER; encoded by the coding sequence ATGAGAGAACAGCGCAAGAACCACCGGGCAGATGTATTTGAGGATTTTGCCGTTATCGACCAGGCCACTGGCGACACCCTGGGGACTCTCCGCAATATCTCCAGCGGCGGGATGATGCTTCTCGGCCCACGGACAGTCAAGGTTGACCAGCCCTACCGTCTGACTGTTTATCTCCCCAAGCCGATCTCTGGAATCTCGAAACTCGAGCTGGCCACCGTCTGCAAGTGGCACACGTACGACAAAGAGCACATGCTTCACAAAGCCGGCTTCAAGTTCTCGACCCTTACTCCCAGGGATGAAGAGTTGATCGTGATGCTTCAGACCGAGTACGAATTCCTGGCCACTATTACGGAACGGTAG
- the gcvH gene encoding glycine cleavage system protein GcvH: MKVLDSLKYTKEHEWVRLDGKVATIGITDYAQGELGDIVFVELPEIGVAVTQMGKFGTIEAVKAVSEMFSPVSGKVVEINKALDGDPMIINRDPYGDGWMIKVEVSKPGEVEQLLDAKGYNQLLQAH, encoded by the coding sequence GTGAAGGTTCTTGATTCTCTCAAATATACCAAAGAACACGAGTGGGTTCGTCTCGACGGCAAAGTGGCCACGATCGGGATCACCGACTATGCCCAGGGGGAATTGGGCGATATCGTTTTTGTCGAGCTGCCGGAGATCGGCGTCGCGGTGACGCAGATGGGGAAATTCGGCACCATCGAAGCCGTCAAGGCGGTGTCCGAGATGTTCAGCCCGGTCAGCGGCAAGGTGGTCGAGATAAACAAGGCGCTCGACGGCGATCCGATGATCATCAATCGGGACCCGTACGGTGATGGTTGGATGATCAAAGTGGAAGTGTCAAAGCCGGGCGAGGTAGAACAATTACTCGATGCCAAAGGTTATAATCAGTTACTACAAGCGCATTAA
- a CDS encoding PilT/PilU family type 4a pilus ATPase, whose amino-acid sequence MTLKQMLVEMLNRRASDLHVRVGVRPHIRVNGTLEQIATDPITIDSMEQVVGQILNEKQLERFQRKNEMDLALSVAKLGRFRINLFRQRGTTGIAIRAVNTTVPSFEELNLPPIVKKLSNESRGLIIITGTTGSGKSTTLAAIIEEMNSNRPVNILTVEDPIEYIYRDKRAIISQREVGGDTETFASALRHAFRQDPDVILVGEVRDLETMSIALTAADTGHLVLTTLHTLNVVETITRIISFFPPHQHQQIRLLLAGTMKAIVCQRLLARSDMAGRAPALEIMINSGAIKDCLMNSEKTVDIPDFMAQGGVQYGMQTFDQAIMKLYKNGMISFEEAMSQATNPDDFDLRLRGITGAADRWDESAAKSESKGRELPGGFTKY is encoded by the coding sequence ATGACACTCAAACAGATGCTGGTTGAAATGCTCAACCGGCGGGCCTCCGACTTGCATGTCCGGGTGGGGGTGCGCCCGCATATCCGAGTCAACGGCACGCTGGAGCAGATCGCCACCGATCCGATCACGATCGACTCCATGGAGCAGGTGGTCGGTCAGATTCTCAACGAAAAGCAACTCGAGCGTTTCCAGCGCAAGAACGAAATGGATTTGGCGCTCTCGGTGGCCAAGCTGGGGCGATTCCGTATCAACCTGTTCCGCCAGCGCGGCACCACCGGTATCGCCATCCGCGCCGTCAACACGACGGTTCCCTCGTTTGAGGAGTTAAATCTCCCGCCGATCGTCAAAAAACTCTCCAACGAAAGCCGTGGGCTGATTATCATCACCGGTACCACGGGTTCGGGTAAGTCCACGACGCTGGCGGCGATTATCGAAGAAATGAATTCCAATCGGCCGGTTAATATCCTGACAGTTGAAGACCCGATCGAATATATCTATCGCGACAAGCGGGCGATCATCTCGCAACGCGAGGTGGGCGGCGACACCGAGACATTCGCCTCGGCTCTTCGCCACGCGTTTCGGCAGGACCCCGACGTGATCCTCGTGGGAGAGGTGCGCGATCTGGAAACGATGTCCATCGCGCTGACGGCCGCAGACACGGGGCACCTGGTGCTGACCACGCTGCATACGTTGAACGTGGTGGAGACAATTACGCGTATCATTTCGTTTTTCCCGCCGCACCAGCATCAGCAGATACGGTTGCTTCTGGCCGGGACAATGAAGGCGATAGTCTGCCAGCGTCTGCTGGCGCGCAGCGATATGGCCGGACGCGCCCCGGCGCTCGAGATCATGATCAATTCCGGCGCGATCAAGGATTGCCTCATGAATTCGGAGAAGACCGTCGATATCCCGGATTTCATGGCGCAGGGAGGCGTGCAGTACGGGATGCAGACGTTTGACCAGGCTATCATGAAGCTCTATAAGAACGGTATGATCTCGTTTGAGGAAGCGATGTCGCAAGCGACCAACCCGGATGACTTCGATCTCCGTCTGCGCGGAATCACCGGCGCTGCCGACCGCTGGGACGAGTCTGCCGCCAAGTCTGAATCCAAGGGAAGAGAACTGCCGGGCGGATTTACGAAGTACTGA
- the accC gene encoding acetyl-CoA carboxylase biotin carboxylase subunit: MFNKVLIANRGEIALRIIRACRELGLTTVAVYSEADRDAVHVRFADEDVCIGPPAPAQSYLDFKRIIAAAEVTNAGAIHPGYGFLAENADFAEICESCGITFIGPKPNQIRQMGDKAIAKDVMRKAGVPVIPGSDGVVPTFEDAREVAYSVGFPVMLKAVAGGGGKGMRLCRDEAELERNFHIASTEAQNAFSNPDLYLEKAIINPHHVEIQLLGDSHGNFYHFGERDCSIQRRHQKLVEETPSPLITPELRRKMGEAAIKGAKMVDYLGVGTIEFLVDDDRNFYFMEMNTRIQVEHPVTEEAYEVDLLRDQIRVALGEEIIFNQEELVPRWAVIECRINAEDVENDFRPTPGRIDAIHIPGGPGVRVDKAVYAGYFIPPYYDSMIAKLIVRARTRDEAIIRMRRCLEEFIVEGVPTTVPIHQAIFVNPEFVAGNYNTSFIENTLQWKGMKSTAKKKSVTFRRPGEGAPAEEVRAELSETVSAEHTKE, translated from the coding sequence CTGTTTAATAAAGTCCTGATCGCCAACCGGGGCGAAATCGCCTTGCGTATAATCCGGGCATGTCGCGAACTGGGACTGACGACCGTGGCGGTTTATTCCGAGGCTGACCGGGATGCTGTTCATGTCCGGTTTGCCGACGAAGACGTGTGTATCGGACCTCCCGCTCCGGCGCAGTCGTATCTTGATTTCAAGAGAATCATTGCGGCGGCCGAAGTGACTAACGCGGGGGCGATTCATCCGGGATACGGTTTTCTGGCTGAGAACGCCGATTTTGCCGAGATTTGCGAATCGTGCGGGATTACGTTTATCGGGCCAAAACCGAATCAGATTCGTCAGATGGGGGACAAGGCGATCGCCAAAGATGTCATGAGGAAAGCAGGCGTGCCGGTGATCCCGGGGTCCGATGGGGTGGTTCCGACATTCGAAGATGCCCGCGAGGTTGCCTATTCAGTCGGGTTCCCGGTTATGCTCAAGGCGGTGGCCGGCGGGGGCGGCAAAGGAATGCGGCTTTGCCGGGATGAAGCGGAACTTGAACGGAATTTTCATATCGCCTCAACCGAGGCGCAGAATGCTTTCTCGAATCCCGATCTGTATCTGGAGAAAGCGATAATCAACCCGCACCATGTTGAGATACAGTTGCTGGGGGATTCACACGGCAACTTCTACCATTTTGGCGAGAGGGATTGTTCGATTCAACGGCGCCACCAGAAACTGGTCGAGGAGACGCCATCGCCGCTGATAACGCCGGAACTTCGCCGTAAGATGGGAGAGGCGGCCATCAAGGGCGCGAAGATGGTGGACTACTTGGGAGTGGGGACGATCGAGTTTTTGGTCGATGACGACCGGAATTTCTATTTTATGGAAATGAACACCCGAATACAGGTGGAACATCCCGTCACCGAGGAGGCGTACGAGGTTGACCTGCTGCGCGATCAGATAAGGGTGGCGCTGGGTGAAGAAATAATCTTCAACCAGGAAGAACTGGTTCCCCGGTGGGCGGTGATCGAGTGTCGAATCAACGCCGAAGACGTGGAGAATGATTTTCGTCCGACACCGGGCCGTATTGACGCAATTCACATTCCGGGTGGTCCCGGGGTACGGGTGGACAAGGCGGTATACGCGGGGTATTTCATCCCGCCGTATTACGATTCCATGATCGCCAAGCTGATCGTGCGGGCGCGTACGCGGGACGAGGCGATTATCCGCATGCGCCGGTGCCTGGAGGAGTTTATTGTCGAGGGGGTGCCGACGACAGTGCCGATTCACCAGGCGATATTTGTCAATCCGGAGTTTGTGGCCGGAAATTACAACACGTCGTTTATCGAGAATACTCTGCAGTGGAAGGGCATGAAAAGCACGGCTAAAAAAAAGTCCGTCACGTTCAGGCGCCCGGGGGAAGGCGCGCCGGCCGAAGAGGTCCGCGCGGAACTAAGTGAGACAGTTTCTGCTGAACATACCAAGGAATGA